A portion of the Marinobacter alexandrii genome contains these proteins:
- a CDS encoding M23 family metallopeptidase yields MAKIKYYYDTESCRYERIKVSSWDIVINLMGFLVVSSIIGLSIFFVTDHYFESPTKASLRKENEELKLYYELLEKDMAEANQMLGVLEDRDDDIYRVVFGVEPIPDEIRSAGVGGSNRYRELLDEGLKREELILNNMQRIDKLKKQMYIQTKSYDDIIEMAKHKEAWLASMPAIQPVSNKELKRLASGFGYRMHPIYKVRKMHTGTDFSLPTGTPVYATGDGEVVFTKTKFSGYGKYIKIKHGFGYQTLYAHLSEFLVKPGQKVKRGQVIAYSGNTGGSTAPHLHYEVIVKGSKQNPVNYFYQDLTTEEYAEIRRLSSQENQSMGNY; encoded by the coding sequence ATGGCTAAAATTAAGTACTACTACGACACAGAATCTTGTCGCTATGAGCGGATCAAAGTCTCATCTTGGGACATAGTGATCAATCTCATGGGATTCTTAGTTGTCTCCTCCATTATCGGACTTAGTATATTCTTTGTCACAGATCATTACTTCGAGTCTCCTACCAAAGCTTCTTTGCGGAAAGAAAATGAAGAGTTAAAGCTATACTATGAGCTCCTTGAAAAAGACATGGCGGAAGCAAATCAAATGCTTGGAGTTCTTGAAGACAGAGACGATGACATCTATCGAGTTGTTTTTGGTGTTGAGCCAATTCCTGATGAAATAAGGTCTGCCGGTGTAGGTGGATCGAATAGATATAGAGAGCTATTGGATGAGGGCTTGAAACGAGAAGAACTTATCTTGAATAACATGCAGCGAATTGACAAGCTGAAGAAACAGATGTATATTCAGACAAAATCCTATGACGACATCATAGAGATGGCAAAGCATAAGGAAGCCTGGTTAGCTAGCATGCCAGCCATTCAGCCTGTCTCCAATAAGGAATTAAAACGCCTTGCTTCAGGATTTGGATACAGAATGCATCCAATATATAAAGTAAGAAAAATGCATACCGGCACAGACTTTTCGCTACCCACAGGCACACCTGTGTATGCTACTGGAGATGGTGAAGTTGTTTTCACTAAAACTAAATTTTCTGGATACGGAAAGTATATCAAGATTAAACATGGTTTTGGATATCAAACACTATATGCTCATTTGAGTGAATTTCTTGTGAAGCCTGGGCAAAAAGTAAAAAGAGGTCAGGTGATTGCCTATTCAGGAAACACGGGAGGATCCACAGCTCCGCATCTTCATTATGAAGTAATTGTAAAAGGAAGTAAGCAAAATCCAGTAAATTATTTCTATCAAGATCTTACTACTGAGGAATATGCTGAAATAAGAAGACTCTCTTCTCAGGAAAACCAATCTATGGGTAATTACTAA
- a CDS encoding CapA family protein, with the protein MKISNLLLALLLLVWSCKTVKTTTDTSVPSPEEVVEKVKSDTVYLITQKGDTLSSLNLETKISIQRLLPDTVSIAAVGDIMVGTNFPNESYLPSDSGKHLWNHVQSILQKADITFGNLEGTILDDGGEQKECNNPKLCYLFRSPEYLAGNFSENGFDLMSVANNHANDFGETGRKNTQRILDSLKIFHAGSIDQPFTIAKIGHLKIGFCAFAPNRGTASIHQSEKIKAIIQHLDTLTDIVIASFHAGAEGSKHQHVTRKREYYYGEDRGNVYELAHLMIDNGADVVLGHGPHIVRAMEVYKERIIAYSLGNFLTYGRFNLRGLAGEAPILEVQTDARGKFLKGRIHSFRQSYSHGPRNDSNLSSLKTIQRLSLEDFPENPVIIDDQGKIVFRQN; encoded by the coding sequence ATGAAAATAAGTAATCTTCTACTTGCACTTTTACTATTAGTTTGGTCATGCAAAACTGTAAAGACTACTACAGACACTTCAGTTCCTAGTCCAGAAGAAGTTGTTGAAAAAGTGAAATCTGATACTGTTTACTTAATTACTCAAAAAGGAGATACACTATCGAGTCTAAATCTTGAGACTAAAATCTCTATTCAAAGATTGCTTCCGGATACTGTATCCATCGCAGCAGTCGGAGACATAATGGTTGGAACCAATTTCCCGAACGAATCATATTTACCTAGTGATTCTGGTAAACATCTATGGAATCATGTGCAATCTATATTGCAAAAAGCTGATATCACTTTTGGGAATTTGGAAGGTACAATCCTTGATGATGGTGGTGAACAAAAAGAATGTAACAACCCTAAGCTCTGTTATTTATTCCGATCTCCTGAATATCTGGCAGGTAACTTTAGCGAAAATGGATTTGATCTAATGAGTGTCGCCAATAATCATGCAAATGATTTTGGTGAAACAGGGAGAAAAAACACACAACGAATTCTTGACTCTCTGAAAATTTTCCATGCAGGCTCGATAGACCAACCTTTTACTATAGCCAAAATAGGACACCTCAAGATTGGTTTCTGTGCTTTTGCCCCAAATAGAGGAACGGCCAGCATTCATCAAAGTGAAAAAATAAAGGCCATAATACAACACTTGGATACGCTTACAGATATTGTGATTGCATCATTCCATGCTGGAGCAGAGGGTTCTAAGCATCAACATGTAACGCGAAAACGAGAGTATTACTACGGAGAAGATCGAGGTAACGTGTATGAATTAGCACATCTAATGATTGATAATGGTGCTGACGTTGTTTTAGGACACGGCCCACACATTGTACGGGCAATGGAAGTTTATAAAGAACGCATCATAGCGTATAGTTTAGGCAACTTTCTTACCTATGGTCGATTCAACCTAAGGGGCCTTGCTGGCGAAGCTCCCATATTGGAAGTACAAACTGATGCTAGAGGAAAGTTCTTAAAAGGTCGAATTCATTCATTTAGGCAAAGTTATTCGCATGGCCCACGAAATGATTCAAATCTTTCTTCGTTAAAAACAATCCAACGATTATCTTTGGAAGACTTCCCTGAAAATCCTGTGATTATTGATGATCAGGGAAAGATCGTTTTTAGACAAAATTAA
- a CDS encoding MerR family transcriptional regulator, whose translation MPYKEKEIEKKYYTIGEVADELGVATSLIRFWEGEFDNIKPKKNRKGNRQFTKDDLQNVKLIYHLVKEKGYTLQGARDFISNGGETASDKMEMIESLKKIKKFLVQLKSELP comes from the coding sequence GTGCCTTACAAGGAAAAGGAAATTGAAAAGAAATACTACACAATCGGAGAAGTTGCCGATGAGTTGGGTGTAGCTACTTCTCTCATCCGTTTCTGGGAAGGTGAGTTTGACAATATAAAGCCGAAGAAAAACCGTAAGGGTAATCGTCAGTTTACAAAAGATGATCTTCAAAATGTAAAACTCATTTATCACCTGGTAAAGGAGAAAGGCTATACACTTCAAGGCGCCAGAGACTTTATATCCAATGGAGGCGAAACTGCCTCAGATAAAATGGAAATGATCGAGTCATTGAAGAAGATCAAAAAATTTCTTGTTCAGCTTAAGAGCGAACTTCCCTAA
- the dprA gene encoding DNA-processing protein DprA produces MSEELVFQIALELVPGVGNKGTKQLLSYCGSASEVFKSSKSTLLKIPGVGQKMADTIKQATPFKEAEAILTSAEKIGADVLHYTNPLFPKRLKQTPDSPNIIYKKGSGELNSRRSIAIVGTRKATQYGKEITDKIINDLEAIDVTIVSGLAYGIDIQAHKESLKCNIPTVAVLAGGLDRIYPSIHKKYAEEMQEQGGIITESIPGTKPDPHLFPARNRIIAGMTDATIVVEAAAKGGALITANIADSYNRLVFAVPGDVGHTYSEGTNKLIASQRALIYTGVEDLVYHLNWDISSTKETPKVLPELTQREKDIYDLLIENRSPIEIDLISLTTQIPINQVASHLLSLEFKNLVKSLPGKKFGAIG; encoded by the coding sequence ATGTCGGAAGAGTTGGTTTTCCAGATTGCGCTGGAGCTAGTTCCAGGTGTAGGAAATAAAGGAACAAAACAGTTACTTAGTTATTGCGGCTCTGCCAGTGAAGTATTCAAATCTTCGAAAAGTACGCTCCTGAAGATTCCGGGTGTAGGGCAAAAAATGGCTGACACCATAAAGCAAGCCACACCTTTCAAAGAAGCAGAGGCTATTCTAACGTCCGCTGAAAAAATAGGAGCTGATGTACTGCATTATACGAATCCATTATTCCCTAAAAGGCTCAAGCAAACTCCTGACTCTCCTAACATTATTTACAAAAAAGGATCAGGCGAATTGAATTCCAGGCGATCTATAGCCATAGTAGGCACGCGTAAGGCTACTCAATATGGAAAAGAGATCACGGATAAAATCATTAATGATTTAGAAGCTATCGATGTTACTATTGTGAGTGGACTTGCTTATGGCATTGATATACAAGCTCACAAAGAAAGTCTTAAGTGTAACATCCCTACAGTCGCTGTTTTAGCAGGCGGACTGGATCGTATCTATCCTTCAATTCACAAAAAGTATGCTGAAGAAATGCAGGAACAAGGTGGAATCATTACGGAAAGTATTCCAGGCACGAAACCAGACCCACATCTATTCCCTGCCAGAAATCGAATCATTGCTGGTATGACTGATGCTACTATTGTCGTAGAGGCAGCTGCCAAAGGTGGAGCATTAATCACAGCGAACATTGCAGATTCATATAATAGATTGGTATTCGCCGTTCCAGGGGATGTAGGACATACTTATTCCGAAGGAACGAATAAGCTGATTGCCTCACAAAGAGCACTAATATATACCGGAGTTGAAGACTTGGTGTATCATCTAAATTGGGATATTAGCTCTACTAAAGAAACGCCAAAGGTGTTGCCTGAATTGACCCAACGAGAAAAAGACATCTACGATTTATTAATCGAAAACAGGTCACCTATTGAGATCGATTTAATCTCATTAACAACTCAAATACCTATCAATCAAGTGGCTTCTCACTTATTAAGCCTTGAGTTTAAAAATTTAGTGAAGAGTTTACCAGGAAAGAAGTTTGGAGCTATTGGGTGA
- a CDS encoding hydroxymethylglutaryl-CoA lyase, producing the protein MKIIECPRDAMQGLHDFIPTEKKIEYINQLLKVGFETIDFGSFVSPKAIPQMRDTAEVLAGLNLSSTKSKLLAIVANIRGAKDACQFDEIQYLGYPLSLSETFQQRNTNRSVNDAFNDLAEMQELAEDHEKILVVYLSMGFGNPYGDPYEMDYVGEFVDRLDKMEVQIISLADTIGVSNPNNISTLFQNLIPKFPHIEFGAHLHSTPETITKKVEAAYHSGCRRMDGAIKGFGGCPMAKDDLTGNMATEKMLTWFETQSIETGLDMKEFEESLLMSASVFTQ; encoded by the coding sequence ATGAAGATTATTGAATGTCCTAGAGACGCTATGCAGGGATTGCATGATTTCATTCCTACTGAAAAAAAGATTGAATATATCAATCAATTACTTAAAGTTGGTTTTGAAACCATCGATTTTGGAAGCTTTGTCTCGCCTAAAGCTATCCCCCAAATGCGGGATACAGCGGAGGTTTTAGCTGGTTTAAATTTATCTTCAACTAAGTCTAAGCTGTTAGCCATAGTTGCTAATATTCGCGGAGCGAAAGATGCTTGTCAGTTTGACGAAATTCAGTATCTGGGATACCCCTTATCTCTTTCGGAGACTTTTCAACAACGAAATACTAATCGGTCTGTCAATGATGCATTTAACGATTTGGCTGAAATGCAGGAGTTGGCAGAAGATCATGAGAAAATATTGGTAGTATATCTATCGATGGGATTTGGAAATCCATATGGAGATCCTTATGAGATGGACTATGTTGGGGAGTTTGTAGATCGGTTAGATAAAATGGAAGTCCAAATTATATCACTTGCAGACACTATTGGCGTGTCTAATCCGAATAATATTTCAACACTTTTTCAAAATCTGATACCAAAATTTCCTCACATTGAGTTTGGAGCACATTTACATTCAACACCAGAGACTATAACAAAGAAAGTAGAAGCAGCTTATCATTCAGGTTGCCGGCGAATGGATGGAGCAATTAAAGGATTCGGAGGTTGCCCGATGGCCAAAGATGACCTTACAGGTAATATGGCGACTGAGAAAATGCTTACATGGTTTGAGACTCAATCAATTGAAACAGGATTGGATATGAAGGAATTCGAGGAATCCTTGCTAATGAGTGCTTCAGTCTTCACCCAATAG
- the metF gene encoding methylenetetrahydrofolate reductase [NAD(P)H], translating to MKIVDHIENADKTLFSLEIIPPKKGDSIRNLFDQIDPLMEFKPPFIDVTYHREEYVYKERENGLLEKKSIKKRPGTVGICAAIQNHYQIDAVPHIICGGFSKEETENALIDLDFLGIDNVLALRGDNIKSEPEFRPEKDGNAYASDLVEQIARMNKGDYLDEELQNAIPSNFCIGVAGYPEKHFEAPNMNFDLNWLKKKVDLGAEYIVTQMFFDNKVYFKFIEDCKEMGINIPIIPGIKPIATHKHLTTLPKIFKIDVPQELEQQVVKCKDNAAVRELGIEWGIQQCRELIEANVPVLHFYSMGKSDAIHKIAKEFF from the coding sequence ATGAAGATAGTAGATCACATAGAAAACGCCGATAAGACACTGTTCTCTCTTGAAATTATACCTCCTAAAAAAGGAGACAGTATACGTAACCTCTTTGATCAGATTGATCCACTGATGGAATTCAAACCTCCTTTTATTGATGTGACCTATCACCGAGAAGAGTATGTCTACAAGGAACGAGAAAATGGACTATTGGAGAAGAAAAGCATTAAGAAACGTCCTGGTACTGTGGGAATTTGTGCTGCTATTCAAAATCATTATCAGATTGATGCTGTACCTCATATCATCTGTGGAGGATTTTCAAAAGAGGAAACAGAAAATGCATTAATTGATCTTGACTTCCTCGGAATTGACAATGTGCTTGCATTGAGAGGGGATAATATAAAGTCTGAGCCTGAATTTAGACCTGAAAAAGATGGCAATGCATATGCTTCGGATTTGGTGGAGCAAATAGCAAGGATGAATAAAGGAGATTATTTGGATGAAGAACTGCAAAACGCTATCCCAAGTAATTTTTGTATTGGGGTTGCAGGCTATCCTGAGAAGCACTTTGAAGCTCCGAATATGAATTTCGATCTTAATTGGTTGAAAAAGAAAGTCGATTTAGGAGCAGAATACATTGTTACACAGATGTTTTTCGACAATAAAGTGTATTTCAAGTTTATTGAAGATTGTAAAGAAATGGGAATCAATATTCCAATTATTCCAGGAATAAAGCCGATTGCTACGCATAAGCACCTGACCACTTTGCCTAAGATTTTCAAAATTGATGTTCCTCAAGAACTAGAACAGCAAGTGGTGAAATGCAAGGATAATGCCGCTGTGAGGGAACTTGGGATAGAATGGGGGATTCAACAATGCAGAGAATTGATAGAAGCCAATGTTCCAGTTTTGCACTTCTACAGTATGGGTAAATCAGATGCAATTCATAAAATAGCAAAGGAGTTTTTCTGA